From Selenomonas ruminantium AC2024, a single genomic window includes:
- a CDS encoding sulfite exporter TauE/SafE family protein — protein MEILLFLLLGLFVGTFGTLVGIGGGLICVPIFILFLSAGTAHPFFETAAQITGTSLVIVMANALSGTLAYIRQKRVYFKAAVPFALATLPGAFFGSYIVDKFNQPMLNFYFGIFLLFMASIMYINSRRKPPVDVHELPPDFTYNKWIGIISSFGVGFLSSIFGIGGGVIHVPLMIYLLGFPVHMATATSHFVLAASSAFGVVSHFLLDHIIWLPAICISIGAAIGAQMGAKISKKTKSKVILALLSLAMFALGCRLILMGSAQ, from the coding sequence ATGGAAATCCTTTTATTTTTATTACTGGGCCTGTTCGTAGGCACCTTCGGCACGCTCGTGGGTATCGGCGGCGGCCTTATCTGCGTCCCCATCTTCATCCTATTTCTGTCGGCAGGCACCGCCCATCCCTTCTTTGAAACCGCCGCACAGATTACGGGCACCTCTCTGGTCATCGTCATGGCCAACGCCCTGTCGGGAACGCTTGCTTATATCCGCCAGAAGCGGGTGTATTTCAAGGCGGCTGTTCCCTTTGCTCTGGCCACCCTGCCCGGTGCCTTCTTTGGCTCCTATATCGTGGACAAGTTCAACCAGCCCATGCTGAACTTCTACTTCGGCATCTTCCTCTTGTTCATGGCTTCCATCATGTACATCAACAGCCGCCGCAAACCGCCTGTAGACGTACACGAACTGCCGCCGGACTTCACCTACAACAAATGGATTGGTATTATCTCCAGCTTCGGCGTAGGCTTCCTGTCGAGCATCTTCGGTATCGGCGGGGGCGTTATCCATGTGCCGCTGATGATTTATCTCTTAGGCTTCCCCGTGCATATGGCCACCGCCACCTCCCACTTCGTACTGGCGGCCTCCTCTGCCTTCGGCGTGGTCTCCCACTTCCTGCTCGACCACATCATCTGGCTGCCCGCCATCTGCATCTCCATCGGTGCCGCCATCGGCGCCCAGATGGGGGCAAAAATCTCCAAGAAAACCAAGTCCAAGGTTATCCTGGCATTGCTGTCCCTGGCCATGTTT